A genomic segment from Oryctolagus cuniculus chromosome 14, mOryCun1.1, whole genome shotgun sequence encodes:
- the LOC100350749 gene encoding ataxin-7-like protein 3B: protein MEEISLANLDTNKLEAIAQEIYVDLIEDSCLGFCFEVHRAVKCGYFYLEFADTGSVKEFGIQPVEDKGACRLPLCSLPGEPGNGPDQQLQRSPPEFQ from the coding sequence ATGGAGGAAATTTCGTTGGCCAACCTGGATACTAACAAGCTGGAGGCCATCGCTCAGGAGATCTACGTAGACCTGATAGAGGATTCTTGCTTGGGATTCTGCTTTGAGGTGCACCGGGCGGTCAAGTGTGGCTACTTTTACCTGGAGTTCGCAGACACTGGGAGCGTGAAAGAGTTTGGCATTCAGCCAGTGGAAGACAAAGGCGCGTGCCGCCTCCCGCTCTGCTCTCTTCCTGGAGAACCTGGGAATGGGCCCGATCAGCAGCTGCAGCGCTCACCTCCGGAATTCCAGTAG